From the Acidilutibacter cellobiosedens genome, one window contains:
- a CDS encoding toll/interleukin-1 receptor domain-containing protein, with the protein MTKNPTAFISYSWDSPQHQKWVVNFANRLREKGIDATIDVFETQKGTTNLYSMMADNIRIKDFVLVILTNNYKERADKMSGGVGFETRLLLPLIQSNKDKIIPIIREKDKTDTVPFYLQGVYYIDFSDDTKFEEKFKELLYRLLDVPIYEASPLGGIPNLRSMNSKELNDDKFNDYISLIPSFKKITDLDKNRFMKDSFEKMKKVFTKLLKDTKIKNPNFEYEQEDLTSKKVLFKMYIDGNLKYSIKMWVGSNFSKIDNINFSYGNMIYQGDNSMNEIVTCEIDSHNNLSLKRTMNIFSENESCAAEDIAKEIWKEIIHWI; encoded by the coding sequence ATGACTAAAAATCCTACAGCTTTTATCAGCTATAGCTGGGATAGTCCACAACATCAAAAATGGGTAGTTAATTTTGCTAACAGATTAAGGGAAAAAGGCATTGACGCTACTATAGATGTTTTTGAAACACAAAAAGGGACAACTAATCTATATTCCATGATGGCTGACAATATAAGGATAAAAGATTTTGTATTAGTTATATTAACTAATAATTATAAAGAGAGGGCAGATAAAATGTCTGGTGGTGTAGGTTTTGAAACGAGGTTGCTTTTACCTCTAATTCAATCTAATAAAGATAAGATTATTCCGATTATTAGAGAAAAGGATAAAACAGACACTGTACCTTTTTATTTACAAGGGGTTTATTATATTGACTTTTCTGATGATACTAAATTTGAGGAAAAGTTTAAAGAATTACTTTATAGATTATTGGATGTTCCGATATATGAAGCATCACCCCTCGGAGGTATCCCTAATTTGAGATCTATGAATTCTAAAGAATTAAATGATGATAAATTTAATGATTATATCAGCCTTATTCCCAGTTTTAAAAAAATAACTGATTTAGATAAGAATAGATTTATGAAAGATAGTTTTGAAAAAATGAAAAAGGTTTTTACTAAATTGCTGAAGGATACGAAAATTAAGAATCCTAATTTTGAATATGAACAGGAAGATTTAACAAGTAAAAAAGTATTGTTTAAAATGTATATTGATGGTAATTTAAAGTATTCGATTAAGATGTGGGTTGGTTCTAATTTTAGTAAAATAGATAATATAAATTTTTCTTATGGAAATATGATTTATCAGGGAGATAATTCTATGAATGAAATTGTTACATGTGAAATAGATTCTCATAATAATTTAAGCTTAAAAAGGACTATGAATATTTTCTCCGAAAATGAATCTTGTGCTGCGGAAGATATAGCAAAAGAGATATGGAAAGAAATTATACATTGGATTTAA
- a CDS encoding nucleotidyl transferase AbiEii/AbiGii toxin family protein, which produces MSRKAMSLKAKVRNLAKEKDISAQVILQNYMFERFLERLSISDYKNNFILKGGMLIAAIVGIDNRSTMDMDATIKNYPITIDSLTKAITEICNIEINDDVNFSFTGIEPIRDDDMYGGYRVGIRADYDTIVTPLQAWGRFVCHLLTVDMRMSECENGCFACPH; this is translated from the coding sequence ATGAGTAGAAAAGCCATGAGTTTAAAGGCAAAGGTTAGGAATTTAGCAAAAGAAAAAGATATATCGGCTCAAGTTATATTGCAGAATTATATGTTTGAAAGATTTCTTGAAAGACTATCTATATCTGATTATAAAAATAATTTTATTTTAAAAGGTGGAATGTTAATAGCTGCCATTGTGGGAATTGATAATCGTTCTACAATGGATATGGATGCTACTATTAAAAACTATCCTATAACTATAGACTCATTAACAAAAGCGATTACAGAAATTTGTAATATTGAAATTAATGATGATGTAAATTTTTCTTTTACAGGAATTGAACCAATACGGGATGATGATATGTATGGTGGATATAGAGTAGGGATAAGAGCAGATTATGATACAATTGTTACTCCTCTGCAGGCATGGGGACGTTTTGTTTGCCACCTTTTGACGGTAGATATGAGGATGTCAGAATGTGAAAATGGATGCTTCGCTTGTCCACATTAA
- a CDS encoding type IV toxin-antitoxin system AbiEi family antitoxin domain-containing protein: protein MDYYKRIEKIINEQNGTLLSLDLDKNKIPRTYLSMLVAEGKIEKIGRGVYVLPDLLEDEMYIMQKKYPKLIYSHETALFLHELSDRTPFEYSATVPSGYKVVSNISERFKIYYIKKDLHLMGVIEGKTSFGNTIRIYNVERTICDILRSRNRIDIQIFTDALKRVVNKKQLDYALLMEYARKLDVEKILNTYMEVLL, encoded by the coding sequence ATGGATTACTATAAAAGAATAGAAAAGATTATAAATGAGCAAAACGGAACTCTATTAAGTTTAGATTTAGATAAAAATAAAATTCCAAGAACTTATTTATCTATGTTGGTTGCTGAAGGCAAAATTGAAAAAATAGGTAGAGGTGTCTATGTATTGCCTGATTTATTAGAAGATGAAATGTATATAATGCAAAAGAAATATCCTAAATTAATCTATTCACATGAAACAGCTCTTTTTTTACATGAATTATCAGATAGAACACCTTTTGAATATTCAGCAACTGTACCAAGTGGATATAAAGTTGTAAGTAATATAAGTGAAAGATTTAAAATCTATTATATAAAAAAAGATCTACATCTAATGGGTGTAATAGAAGGAAAAACATCCTTTGGGAATACCATAAGGATATATAATGTGGAAAGAACCATTTGTGATATATTGAGAAGCAGGAACAGGATAGATATTCAAATATTTACTGATGCCCTCAAAAGAGTAGTAAATAAAAAACAATTAGATTATGCTTTACTGATGGAATATGCAAGAAAACTTGATGTAGAAAAAATATTAAATACCTATATGGAGGTACTTCTATGA
- a CDS encoding DUF1659 domain-containing protein, whose amino-acid sequence MINEYKYESKMKLELDGGMDGDKQITKSKTYGNIKPDTDNEKFYQVAGSISGLQSLPVLKVKRIEEIELEEEE is encoded by the coding sequence ATGATAAATGAATACAAATATGAATCCAAAATGAAACTTGAGCTTGACGGCGGAATGGACGGAGATAAACAAATAACAAAGTCCAAGACTTACGGCAATATAAAACCGGATACTGATAACGAAAAATTTTATCAGGTTGCCGGCTCTATATCGGGTCTTCAGTCTCTTCCGGTGCTTAAGGTAAAAAGAATCGAAGAAATTGAATTAGAAGAAGAAGAATAA
- a CDS encoding DUF2922 domain-containing protein produces the protein MAESKIQMNFKTSGNKKVSISVDNPKESLTSTDIKNVMDGIVTANIFDYKGESLAEVVNAKIITTETEEITF, from the coding sequence ATGGCGGAATCAAAAATTCAGATGAATTTCAAAACGAGCGGAAACAAAAAAGTCAGCATATCCGTGGATAACCCGAAAGAAAGCCTTACTTCTACAGATATCAAAAACGTGATGGACGGAATAGTCACAGCGAATATATTCGACTATAAAGGAGAAAGTCTGGCGGAAGTGGTTAACGCAAAGATAATAACTACAGAAACAGAAGAAATAACATTCTAA
- a CDS encoding sigma-70 family RNA polymerase sigma factor codes for MTKSFKRNPHKREELLRKLKPLIIKSIRKYYNDFSQYEDLLQQGYEVILNGIDEFDEEKDVNFLWFIKMKLKFYYLDKHKYKKEKPSSLNKPIGEDGDEILDLIPDNDKSPLDKVLEKERKVRLRKAMKVLTQRQRKIIIYYYMKNKSIKEISHILKISYRTVINTKTTALKKLRKQMEN; via the coding sequence ATGACAAAATCATTTAAAAGAAATCCTCACAAAAGAGAAGAACTTCTGAGAAAGCTAAAGCCCTTAATCATAAAAAGCATCAGAAAATATTACAATGACTTTTCTCAATATGAAGATCTGCTTCAGCAAGGATATGAAGTAATCCTCAACGGAATAGACGAATTTGACGAAGAAAAAGATGTGAATTTTTTATGGTTTATAAAAATGAAACTTAAATTCTATTATCTTGATAAACATAAATACAAAAAAGAAAAACCTTCCTCATTAAATAAACCTATCGGAGAAGACGGAGATGAAATTTTGGATTTGATTCCCGACAATGACAAATCTCCTTTGGATAAAGTTTTGGAAAAAGAAAGAAAGGTTCGTCTAAGAAAAGCGATGAAAGTATTAACACAAAGGCAAAGAAAAATAATCATCTATTATTATATGAAAAACAAAAGCATAAAAGAAATATCCCATATATTGAAAATATCCTACAGAACCGTTATAAACACCAAAACAACCGCATTGAAAAAACTGAGAAAGCAAATGGAAAATTAA
- a CDS encoding PIN domain-containing protein produces the protein MGKGRKRISCKKSYYSNYKRKNKGGLLRMKIYLDNCCFNRPFDDQTQLKIYLESQAKLFIQHKIISKEYKLVWSFILEYENGQNPYEIRKDTIIKWKSLASEIIIQNEEIIKFAETLNTMGIKSKDALHVACAAFSNCDYFITTDKKLLNLKIKEVKISSPIDFVIEMEG, from the coding sequence ATGGGTAAAGGAAGAAAGAGAATAAGCTGTAAGAAGAGCTATTATAGTAATTACAAGAGAAAAAATAAAGGTGGTTTGTTAAGAATGAAAATATATTTAGATAACTGTTGCTTCAATAGGCCGTTTGATGATCAGACACAGTTAAAAATATATCTTGAATCACAGGCTAAGTTATTTATTCAACATAAAATAATATCTAAAGAATATAAATTGGTATGGTCATTTATATTAGAGTATGAGAACGGTCAAAACCCATATGAAATAAGGAAAGACACCATAATTAAATGGAAAAGCTTAGCTTCAGAAATAATTATACAAAATGAAGAAATAATTAAATTTGCTGAAACATTAAATACAATGGGTATTAAATCTAAAGATGCATTGCATGTGGCATGTGCAGCATTTAGTAATTGTGATTATTTTATAACAACAGATAAAAAATTATTAAATCTTAAAATAAAAGAGGTAAAAATAAGCAGCCCTATTGATTTTGTTATTGAAATGGAGGGATAA
- a CDS encoding ImmA/IrrE family metallo-endopeptidase gives MSISDFKVKISDKMDKDIYSIIEKSLLNTNRKKLDNEINTLALRIVNEPDLGWATQLKKFVHNNPIFIKILRDKLSKSYSDCDENMQIALINLGILFIDEIGYNWIKKFIKGGVHSFAKYDLFSFLVSKNLKFAKELDDEYVKSNFGDFIRIDTNDIKVLVNAVNNDENNINVLEKLIDDTPFLRFEIIEYIISLLRSDNNFEMGQIFLERILSSKNECVVQLAFDILESKTAKKRMEEKYRYTISEYIFSSYINLNNSSSILLKNSLKGLINNTKKEKKFDEVSFAARNGIKNLSENDRKILYETAQNYSKTYVNDADLNIIRIPSNEKWDIADYSYFLQEYFEQCNREAKELAKILGFPVLVDEFETKEFEGCLIRHSSLIKPIIVANKVGKSTGRLNFTIAHEIGHGILKGHDRISEYVCNSSDICEDEFNTKINEKENEANRFAKNLLLPKKMFLKIIENLNFDYKNILKLKNKFNTSITLTAMRWVELSKDDIAIFYTIGENYKWWKGSETFFDKYNDKEPKSIIKVNNIYNAIENPSITIEDVYDSDEWFEEKTRYKFFIQSKCIYKNKVLSLIYIKEDL, from the coding sequence ATGAGTATTTCTGATTTTAAAGTAAAAATTTCAGATAAAATGGATAAAGATATTTATAGTATTATAGAAAAATCTTTATTAAATACTAACAGAAAAAAATTGGATAATGAGATTAATACTTTAGCCTTAAGAATTGTAAATGAACCAGATTTAGGATGGGCTACTCAACTCAAAAAGTTTGTACATAATAATCCTATTTTTATTAAGATACTAAGAGATAAATTATCTAAATCTTATAGTGATTGTGATGAAAATATGCAGATAGCTTTGATTAATTTAGGGATTTTGTTTATAGATGAAATAGGATACAATTGGATTAAAAAGTTTATAAAGGGTGGGGTTCACTCTTTTGCAAAGTATGATTTATTTTCATTTTTAGTTAGTAAAAATTTAAAGTTTGCAAAAGAATTAGATGATGAATATGTAAAATCTAATTTTGGTGATTTTATTAGGATTGATACTAATGATATAAAGGTATTAGTTAATGCTGTAAATAATGATGAAAATAATATAAATGTTTTAGAAAAACTAATTGATGATACACCTTTTTTAAGATTTGAAATTATTGAATATATTATTTCTTTATTAAGAAGTGATAATAATTTTGAAATGGGGCAAATATTTTTAGAAAGGATTTTAAGTTCTAAAAATGAATGTGTTGTTCAATTAGCTTTTGATATTTTGGAATCGAAAACAGCCAAGAAAAGAATGGAGGAAAAGTACCGCTATACTATATCAGAGTATATTTTTAGTTCTTATATTAATTTAAATAATTCATCCTCAATTCTATTAAAAAATTCGTTAAAAGGATTAATTAATAATACTAAGAAAGAAAAAAAATTTGACGAAGTGTCATTTGCAGCACGAAATGGAATTAAAAATTTATCTGAAAATGATAGAAAAATTTTATATGAAACAGCTCAAAATTATTCTAAAACTTATGTTAATGATGCAGACTTAAATATTATAAGAATTCCTTCTAATGAAAAATGGGATATAGCAGATTATTCTTATTTCTTGCAAGAATATTTTGAACAATGCAATAGAGAGGCAAAGGAATTGGCTAAAATACTTGGATTTCCAGTTTTAGTTGATGAGTTTGAAACCAAAGAATTTGAAGGCTGCTTAATAAGACATTCATCATTGATAAAACCTATAATAGTAGCAAATAAAGTCGGGAAGTCCACAGGAAGACTTAATTTTACAATTGCTCATGAAATAGGTCATGGAATTTTAAAAGGGCATGATCGTATAAGCGAATATGTTTGTAATAGCAGTGATATATGTGAGGATGAATTTAATACTAAAATAAATGAAAAAGAAAATGAAGCGAACAGATTTGCAAAAAATTTATTATTGCCTAAAAAAATGTTTTTGAAAATAATAGAAAATTTGAATTTTGATTATAAAAATATTCTTAAATTGAAAAATAAATTTAATACATCTATAACCTTGACAGCTATGAGATGGGTAGAATTGAGCAAAGATGATATAGCTATTTTTTATACTATAGGTGAAAATTATAAATGGTGGAAGGGTTCAGAAACTTTTTTCGATAAATATAACGATAAAGAGCCTAAGTCTATTATTAAGGTAAACAATATTTATAATGCTATAGAAAATCCATCTATTACAATAGAAGACGTTTATGATTCTGATGAATGGTTTGAAGAAAAAACAAGATATAAATTTTTTATACAATCAAAATGTATTTATAAAAATAAGGTACTATCACTTATATATATTAAAGAAGATTTATAA
- a CDS encoding PDDEXK family nuclease, protein MENLIAINIESVISEDSLMTIFQERKSKEEPDILALDRKGDMSILELKRWESDPENLL, encoded by the coding sequence TTGGAGAATCTTATAGCTATCAATATTGAGAGTGTTATATCTGAAGATAGTTTGATGACTATTTTTCAAGAACGCAAAAGTAAAGAAGAACCGGATATTTTAGCTCTTGACAGAAAAGGAGATATGTCCATTTTAGAGTTAAAACGTTGGGAATCTGACCCTGAGAATTTACTTTAA